The Saprospiraceae bacterium genome includes a window with the following:
- a CDS encoding RnfABCDGE type electron transport complex subunit A → MNNESLMTIFINASLINNFVLAYFLGICPFLGVSGKVETASKMGAAVTFVMVISSVCAYGINVLLAAINAPFLQLISYIVVIASTVQLVEMFVKKASPALFKALGIFLPLITTNCAVLAIALLQTSKGYDMLQSITFALGGGAGFTLALVLMAGLREQLEFSEVSGMAKGTAIVLLVAGVLSLSFMGFAGLGG, encoded by the coding sequence ATGAACAATGAATCACTCATGACCATTTTTATCAATGCCAGTTTGATCAATAATTTTGTGCTGGCATACTTTCTGGGCATTTGTCCTTTTTTGGGAGTCTCAGGCAAAGTAGAAACTGCCTCCAAAATGGGGGCGGCCGTGACCTTTGTAATGGTCATCAGTTCTGTTTGTGCCTATGGTATTAATGTATTGTTGGCAGCTATCAATGCTCCCTTTTTACAGTTAATCAGCTATATCGTAGTCATTGCTTCTACGGTACAGCTTGTAGAGATGTTTGTAAAAAAAGCAAGTCCAGCACTATTTAAGGCATTGGGGATATTTCTGCCTTTGATTACAACCAACTGTGCAGTATTAGCCATAGCTTTGCTTCAAACAAGTAAGGGATATGACATGCTTCAAAGTATTACTTTTGCATTGGGTGGCGGAGCAGGATTTACATTAGCACTTGTATTGATGGCGGGATTGAGAGAGCAACTGGAATTTTCTGAGGTGTCGGGCATGGCCAAAGGTACAGCGATTGTATTGCTGGTAGCAGGAGTTTTATCTTTGTCCTTTATGGGTTTTGCAGGATTGGGAGGATAA
- a CDS encoding electron transport complex subunit E → MSLTDQNKTNKGFFSSLGEHPGTDDFIRGLWRDNPVFVQVLGMCPSLAVSNSAMNAIAMGLATTFVLTMSNVLISLLRNFIPKEVRIASYILIIATFVSMVDYVIQAVSVDLHKSLGAFIALIVVNCIILSRAEAFASKNTVGRSLMDGLGMGLGFMFALFCIGSIREIIGSGTFLGMQVMPDAFEKWVIMVLPAGGFFTLACLLLIFNHYKLKKSKA, encoded by the coding sequence ATGAGTCTGACCGATCAAAATAAGACAAATAAAGGTTTTTTCAGCAGCCTTGGAGAACATCCCGGAACAGATGACTTTATACGAGGTCTTTGGCGTGACAATCCGGTATTTGTTCAGGTGCTGGGCATGTGTCCTTCGTTGGCAGTATCCAATTCAGCCATGAATGCGATAGCCATGGGATTGGCAACTACTTTTGTGTTGACCATGTCCAATGTTTTGATCTCCTTACTTAGAAACTTCATACCGAAGGAAGTGCGTATCGCTTCCTATATTCTAATCATAGCCACTTTTGTATCCATGGTAGATTATGTGATTCAGGCTGTAAGTGTTGATTTACATAAAAGTTTAGGAGCCTTTATAGCTCTGATTGTAGTGAACTGTATCATCCTGAGTCGCGCAGAAGCATTTGCATCAAAAAACACTGTAGGCAGATCTTTGATGGATGGATTGGGTATGGGATTGGGATTTATGTTTGCATTATTTTGTATAGGAAGTATACGGGAAATTATTGGTTCAGGAACTTTCTTAGGAATGCAGGTGATGCCGGATGCATTTGAGAAGTGGGTCATTATGGTCTTGCCTGCAGGAGGGTTTTTTACGTTGGCATGTTTGCTGCTGATTTTCAACCATTACAAACTCAAAAAAAGTAAAGCATGA
- a CDS encoding RnfABCDGE type electron transport complex subunit D, whose amino-acid sequence MSRITLNISTSPHLVQGLSTDTIMKHVVYALLPAAAFGVYAFGWNALLVMMTTSVGAILTEHYLCKWSGKPTTIYDYSAALAGLLLGMTLPPVFPLWMAFLGSVITIALGKFIFGGLGYNVFNPALVGRAFLQAAFPVAITTWYKAFDPERFFSLSSSIYAWPLMSPKVDAISGATPLTAFKFDKVTTEAYDMALGICSGSVGETSTVFIILGGIYLAWRKMMNWRIPVSIILTVFVFSAAFYMIDDKAYPSPFFTIFSGGLMLGAIFMATDMVSSPITSKGLWLYGAIIGLLTVVIRLWGGLPEGVMYAILLGNAISPHIDNLVRPRIYGTTKKLKVS is encoded by the coding sequence ATGAGTAGGATTACATTAAATATCAGCACATCACCACATTTGGTCCAGGGTTTGAGCACAGATACCATCATGAAGCATGTGGTGTATGCCCTTCTGCCTGCTGCAGCATTTGGAGTGTATGCTTTTGGTTGGAATGCTTTATTGGTGATGATGACTACATCAGTTGGCGCAATACTTACAGAACATTATTTATGTAAATGGTCAGGCAAACCGACGACCATTTATGATTATTCTGCTGCACTTGCCGGATTATTGCTGGGTATGACATTGCCTCCTGTATTTCCATTATGGATGGCATTTTTAGGATCTGTCATCACGATAGCATTAGGAAAATTTATATTTGGTGGCTTGGGTTATAATGTATTTAATCCTGCATTAGTGGGTAGGGCATTTCTGCAGGCTGCGTTTCCTGTTGCTATCACTACCTGGTACAAAGCCTTCGATCCCGAAAGATTTTTTTCATTGTCTTCATCCATTTATGCCTGGCCACTGATGTCGCCCAAAGTGGATGCAATATCAGGTGCGACACCACTAACAGCTTTTAAATTCGATAAGGTAACAACGGAAGCATATGACATGGCTCTTGGTATATGCAGTGGTTCTGTAGGCGAAACGAGTACCGTATTCATCATTTTAGGAGGAATATATCTGGCATGGCGTAAGATGATGAACTGGAGAATTCCGGTATCCATCATACTGACCGTTTTTGTATTCAGTGCTGCTTTTTACATGATAGATGATAAAGCATATCCATCCCCATTTTTCACGATATTTTCGGGTGGATTGATGTTGGGAGCGATATTTATGGCCACCGATATGGTTTCCTCTCCTATCACATCTAAAGGTTTATGGCTATATGGAGCTATCATTGGATTGCTCACGGTGGTCATCAGACTTTGGGGAGGACTTCCAGAAGGAGTAATGTATGCAATATTGTTAGGAAATGCGATTTCACCACATATTGACAACCTGGTCAGACCACGGATATATGGTACCACTAAAAAACTGAAAGTATCATGA
- the rsxC gene encoding electron transport complex subunit RsxC, giving the protein MGFLSLHTNTFKNGIHPPENKDDTKGLPIRQFPFATELIIPMTQHIGAPAEITVREGQEVSRGQVIAKAAGYVSVPIHSPISGIVEKIGLVPTISGSKAQGVTIKAFPSSGQEVAEGYCVDYKTASADEILHAIQDAGIVGLGGAAFPTHVKLKVPEGKVCDVLIINGIECEPYLTTDHRVMLEQGEDIYMGIRYLMKVTGAKEVIIGIEGNKQDAADLLNKIKPTDIPVSVKVVPVKYPQGSEKMLITAVLGKEVPSGGLPIDVNIVTVNIATTAEIGRLLPHGRGIQERVITITGPAVKKKGNYLIPIGTPLRFVLDHVGIVDDDIAEIYMGGPMMGPAVADLDISITKGTSGILVFGSKDVVHTDKIYPCIKCGACVDACPISLNPSKLGILAKFESYDLMVSDFNLMDCFECGSCSYVCPSHIPLVQYFRLSKSRYKRKQSLNQH; this is encoded by the coding sequence ATGGGCTTCCTTTCATTACATACCAATACCTTTAAAAATGGCATCCATCCTCCTGAAAACAAGGATGATACCAAGGGCTTGCCTATCAGGCAGTTTCCTTTTGCAACGGAATTGATCATACCGATGACGCAGCATATAGGAGCACCTGCGGAGATCACGGTGAGAGAAGGTCAGGAAGTGTCGAGAGGTCAGGTGATAGCCAAAGCTGCTGGGTATGTATCTGTTCCTATACATTCACCGATATCAGGCATAGTGGAAAAAATTGGATTGGTACCTACTATCTCCGGGAGCAAAGCCCAGGGAGTTACCATCAAAGCATTTCCATCTTCAGGTCAGGAAGTGGCGGAAGGATATTGTGTTGACTACAAAACTGCATCAGCAGATGAAATCTTACATGCTATCCAGGATGCCGGTATCGTAGGTCTGGGCGGAGCAGCCTTCCCAACCCATGTAAAACTAAAAGTGCCGGAAGGTAAGGTATGCGACGTCCTCATCATCAATGGTATAGAATGCGAGCCGTATCTCACCACAGACCACAGGGTCATGCTGGAACAGGGCGAAGATATCTACATGGGTATCCGCTACCTGATGAAGGTAACAGGTGCCAAAGAAGTCATCATCGGCATAGAAGGCAATAAACAGGATGCCGCAGACCTTCTCAACAAAATAAAACCTACCGATATCCCGGTTTCCGTTAAAGTAGTACCAGTAAAATACCCTCAAGGCTCCGAGAAAATGCTCATCACGGCAGTTTTGGGGAAGGAAGTACCTTCGGGTGGATTACCGATAGATGTCAATATCGTTACGGTCAATATAGCAACGACTGCGGAAATTGGTCGCTTGCTGCCACATGGCCGTGGTATTCAGGAAAGGGTCATTACTATTACAGGACCTGCAGTTAAGAAAAAAGGAAATTATCTCATTCCCATTGGTACACCATTAAGATTTGTATTGGATCATGTAGGTATTGTGGACGATGACATAGCCGAAATTTATATGGGTGGCCCGATGATGGGTCCTGCAGTTGCTGATTTGGATATTTCCATTACGAAAGGCACCTCAGGCATTCTGGTTTTCGGTAGTAAAGATGTAGTACATACGGACAAAATCTACCCATGTATCAAGTGTGGTGCCTGTGTTGACGCCTGTCCCATCTCACTCAACCCTTCCAAGCTAGGAATTTTGGCCAAGTTTGAATCCTACGACCTGATGGTCAGCGATTTTAACCTGATGGATTGTTTTGAATGTGGTTCGTGTTCCTATGTGTGTCCTTCACATATTCCATTAGTGCAGTATTTCAGATTGTCAAAGTCAAGGTACAAAAGAAAACAATCCCTAAACCAACATTGA